The sequence below is a genomic window from Leisingera sp. M658.
ACGATATCGTCGAGCTGGGCGTCCGTGCTCTTGCCGTCCTCAAACTCACGTTCACTGGTGGAACCGATGGCCAAGGTGCCGTCTGCGTGCGGGATGATATGCAGGCTGTCAGCATAAAGCTGCGGCACCGCACCCTCGTGAAAACGCAGGAGGGCGGCCTGTCCCTTGACTCCGCCGCCCACAGTTTTGCCGAACGCCTCGTTCAGCTCCAATAGGCCGGCGTAGCCTTTGGCGTGGACCACTTTGCCCTGATCGGCGGCCTCCGGCTGTACCTCAACCCCCATCACAGCCAGGGCAGAGACCAGAGCCGCACACGCGCGGCGGGGATGCATCCGGGCGCTGAGAGTGTCGTGAATGACATAGCCCGTTGCGCTGGGCGGCACCCAGGGGCCGAGGCTGTCCGCCTTGCAGACGCGCCATTCGGCTGCGTCTTTCCATAACTCACGGGCCGTTACTTCGCGCTGACGGGCAAGCTCCAGCGCGCGTGCATCATTGATGGGCTGCAGCCGCCCGGTGCGGCCATAGCCGGGGGAGACGCCGCCAGTGGCTTCGACCTCTGCCCAGAAGCTTTCGGCCATCAGCAGGCTTTCCAGCTGGAATTGTTTCTTGGGGTTCCAGTTTTCCGGCACATGCGGGGCGAGCGCGCCGACAAGGCCGCCGCTGGACCCGGCGCCGGCCCCGAACGGGTCCACGACCTGCACCTGCGCGCCGCGGCGGGCACAGAGCCAGGCGATCGACAGGCCGAAAATGCCAGCCCCGCGCACCGTTACATCTGCCATTGCCATTTGAGGATCCTTTCGCCAGTGTCGCGCCGTTCCGGACAACCACTTAGGGGATTATAGCATGGCAGACCAGCAGGCCCGCCTCAGCTGGCGCGATGGCACCGTGCCGGTGTCAGATCAGTTCGATGATCCCTATTTCTCTATCCAGGACGGGCTGGCGGAGACCGAGCATGTGTTTCTGGCCGGTAATGACCTGTCTGCACGCTTTGCCCCGGGTTTTCAGATTGCCGAGCTGGGGTTTGGAACCGGGCTGAACATGCTGGCCGCCTGGCGCGCCTGGGAGGCGGCAGGGCAGGCAGGGCCATTGCAATTCACCAGTTTCGAGGCCTTTCCGATGGCGCCTGCCGACATGGCCAAGGCGCTGGAGGTCTTCCCCGCGGTTGCCCCCTGGGCGGAGCGGTTTCTGGCGAAATGGCAAGGCACTGGCACCTGTGATCTGGGCAGCCTGCAACTGGAGGTGATTGGCGGCGACGCGCGTGTGTCGCTGGCGGAGTGGACAGGGCAGGCGGATGCCTGGTTTCTGGACGGGTTCTCTCCGGCGAAGAACCCCGAATTGTGGGAAGAGGCGCTGATGGGCGAGGTTGCGGCGCATACCGCAGCGGGCGGCTCGGCGGCGACCTACACGGCGGCGGGATTTGTGCGCCGCGGGCTGGAGGCCGCAGGATTTGAAGTGACCCGCATCCCCGGCTACGGGCGCAAGCGGCATATGACAAAGGCAGTGAAAGCATGACCCAGGCGATCCCGGCCAAGGCCCAGACCAACAATGTGCCGCTGGGCATCCTGTTGATGATCGGGGCGACGGTTGTCTTTGCCTTGCAGGACGGGATCTCGCGCCATCTGGCGGGCACCTACAACACTTACATGGTCGTCATGGTGCGCTACTGGTTCTTTGCCGCCTTTGTGATGTTTCTGGCGGCGCGCGCACCGGGCGGCATCCGGGCTGCGGCGCGAACCGATCAGCTGTGGCTGCAGATATTCCGCGGTGTTTTGCTGGTCGGTGAAATCTGCGTTGCAGTTTATGGCTTCACCGTGCTGGGCCTGATTGAGAGTCAGGCCGTGTTCATCTGCTATCCGCTGCTGGTGGCCGCCCTCAGCGGGCCGGTGCTGGGGGAAAGCGTCGGCTGGCGGCGCTGGGCAGCTATTGGCGTCGGGTTGATCGGCGTGCTGATCATCCTGCAGCCGGGTATGGGGGTGTTCAACCCGGCGGCAATCATCCCGTTTGTCTCGGCGCTGATGTTTGCCATCTACGGTCTGGTCACCCGCTATGCGGCGCGCAAGGACAGCACCGCCACCAGCTTCTTCTGGACCGGAGTTGCAGGCATGGTCTTCATGACCGCCATCGGTATCTGGTACTGGGAACCGATGAGCCAGACCGACTGGTTCTGGATGGCGCTGTTGTGCGTGTCCGGCGTCACCGGCCATTGGCTGCTGATCAAATGCTACGAGATGGCCGAGGCCAGCGCCGTGCAGCCCTTTGCCTATTTCCACCTGATCTGGGCGGCGATGCTGGGCATGGCCGTGTTCGGCGAGGTGATCCGCACCAATGTCGCCATCGGCGCCGGTATCATCATCACGGCAGGCCTGTTCACCCTATGGCGCGAACGCGTGAAGGGTTGAGCCGCGCAGCTCCTCTGAAAACGGGACCGGTAGCGGCGCCTTGCCCAGCCGGGCGCGGTAGACCGGCAGGCTCTCGGTGACCCGCATTACATAGTTGCGGGTCTCGTTGAACGGGATGTGTTCGATCCAGTCGACGATATCCGGGCTGCCATCGCGCGGATCGCCATAGCGCTGCATCCACGCTGTGGGCCGGTGCGGCCCGGCGTTGTAGCCCGCTGCCATCATCACCACATTGCCGCGGAATTTACCGGCCAGCCCTGCCAGGTAATTAGCCCCCAGCTTGGCGTTGTAATCCCATTCGGCGGTCAGGCGGGAGGTCTTGTGGCCTGCCAGAATGCCCAGCTCGGTCGCCACCAGTTTGGCGGTGGCAGGCATCACCTGCATCAGTCCGCGCGCGCCGGCATGGCTGATCACCGCCGGGTCGAATTCGCTTTCGCGGCGGGCAATGGCCAGGGTCATTTCCTCGGCCATTGGCAGTTGCCGCTTGGCCACCGGGTGCAAGGGGTAATAGGCGCCTTCCAGCTCCACCCCGCCGCGGGCCGCACGTTTAGAGATCATCACTGCCAGATGCGGCTGGTTCAGCTCCACCGCCATCTGCCCCAGCTGGCGTGCCTGCACCGGCGGCAGGGTTTCGACCAGATGGGTGAAAAAACGCTCGGCCAAGGCCAGATCGCCAGCTTTCAGAAGTTCGAGCCCTGCCATGGTGACCGAGGATTTGGCAAAACCGGCCTTGCTCCAGTCCGGCAGGTCTGCCGGTTTCACCAGCGCCGGATCAAACGGGCGGCCCAGCTGTTCGGCGGCCAGCAGGCCATAGAAAGACGTCTGGTATTGCGCGCCCTTGGCATAGGCCTCATGCGCCTTGTCCGGCTGGCCCATTGCCGCATAGGCGCGGCCCAGCCAATAGCCGCCGCGTCCAATCGAAATCGGGGTCTCGACCGAGGCCAGGAACCGCTGAAAATGCACCGCGGCCAATTCCGGGTCCCGCAGTTTTTGCAGGGCGATATATCCCGCCAGCCATTCACAGTCCGAGTAGCCATAACCGTCCTCGGGCGAGGAGAAATGATAGGCGGCCAGCTGATAGGCGCGCTCGTAATCCTTGTCCCGCATCACTTGCCGCGCCAGATCGCGGCGACGGCGCAGCCATTTGGCGGGTTCACCCAGTTTTTCGGCACTGGTGCTGCGCTCCATCAGCATCTGAATGGCGCCATCCTGCAGCCGCTTGCGGTCGCGCCAGGCAAACCGGTCATAGGCAAGGCCTGCAGATCCCTTCAGCCGGTCCGGTACGGCTTCGATCTTGGCATCCACTCCGGGCGCGCGTTCCTGCAGGGCGATGCGTGCCTCCGCCAGCTTGCGTTCGCCCTCGGGCACCAGCGCCAGCATCCGCTTGGAACTGACCAGATGATCCTCCCACAACAGCCGGTCCAGCCGCGCCGCATGATGCGGTTTCAGCAGCTTTGAAAAATCCCGCAGGAACGCCTTTTGAATGGCGCTGCCCATTGGCTTGGTGCGCCAGGCCAGCACGATCTCCGCCTCGCCATCGCCGCGCCGCCCGGCGGCAATCAGCGCCTTGCCCAGGCTCAGCGCGCCTTCGGCGGTCTGCGGGCGTTCATCTGCGTAAAAGGCCAGAATGGTATCGCGGCCGGCGGCCGCAATCGCATCCTCGTTCTGGCGCCGCAGATAGGCGAGACCGGGCCAATCCCGCCGCCGCTCCAGAAACGCCATCACGTCGCGGGCCGAGCCCAGCCCGGCCCGCAGCCGGTGCCATTCGATGATATCGCGGGCGGTGCTATGCCGCTGCCCGGCTTCGCGGGCGGCCAGATCCCATTTCTCTGCCCGCATCAGATCCAGGGCGGTGCCAAGGCCGCGCGCCAGCGCCGGCGTCCCGGGAAGGGCCGCCGAGATTAGCAGAATAAGGGCCAGGATGCGTGTCATCTCTTGCATTTTCCAGCGGTCCGGGGATAGAGGCTTGAACGTTACTCATTGGCGTGCCGGTATCAACTCAAATCCCCGGCATTCTATATCTTGACGGCGGCGGATTGCCGCCTGCACCTGCAGCAAAGGGAGCGTGCCCATGTTCAAAGGCTCTATGCCAGCACTCGTCACCCCGTTTTCGAACGGCGAGCTGGATCTGGATGCGCTCAAACGCTTGGTGGAATGGCAGATTGCCGAAGGCTCCACTGGTCTTGTGCCCGTCGGCACCACCGGCGAAAGCCCGACGCTGACCCATGACGAGCACGAGCTGGTCATTGCGGAAACGGTCAAGGCGGCGGCCGGCCGGGTGCCGGTGATTGCCGGTGCCGGCTCCAATAACACCGTCGAGATGATTCGATTCGTCGAGTTTGCCAAAAAGGCCGGCGCCGATGCGGCGCTGGTGGTGACCCCCTATTACAACAAGCCGACCCAGCGTGGGATGGTGCAGCACTTTACCGCAGCCCATGACTGCGCGGAACTGCCGATCATCATCTACAACATCCCGGGCCGTTCGATCGTCGACATGACGCCTGCAACCATGGGCGAGCTGGCCAAGCTGCCGCGCATTGCGGGTGTGAAGGATGCCACCGGCGATCTGGCCCGTGTCAGCCAGCAGCGCGCCTCTTGCGGTGCGGATTTCGTGCAACTGTCCGGCGAAGACGCCACCGCGCTGGGTTTCAACGCCCATGG
It includes:
- a CDS encoding FAD-binding oxidoreductase, producing MAMADVTVRGAGIFGLSIAWLCARRGAQVQVVDPFGAGAGSSGGLVGALAPHVPENWNPKKQFQLESLLMAESFWAEVEATGGVSPGYGRTGRLQPINDARALELARQREVTARELWKDAAEWRVCKADSLGPWVPPSATGYVIHDTLSARMHPRRACAALVSALAVMGVEVQPEAADQGKVVHAKGYAGLLELNEAFGKTVGGGVKGQAALLRFHEGAVPQLYADSLHIIPHADGTLAIGSTSEREFEDGKSTDAQLDDIVDRARTAVPVLHGAEVIERWAGVRPRAKSRAPMLGAWPGRDSHFIANGGFKIGFGMAPKAAHVMADLLLEGTDSIPEGFRVQDNL
- the mnmD gene encoding tRNA (5-methylaminomethyl-2-thiouridine)(34)-methyltransferase MnmD — encoded protein: MADQQARLSWRDGTVPVSDQFDDPYFSIQDGLAETEHVFLAGNDLSARFAPGFQIAELGFGTGLNMLAAWRAWEAAGQAGPLQFTSFEAFPMAPADMAKALEVFPAVAPWAERFLAKWQGTGTCDLGSLQLEVIGGDARVSLAEWTGQADAWFLDGFSPAKNPELWEEALMGEVAAHTAAGGSAATYTAAGFVRRGLEAAGFEVTRIPGYGRKRHMTKAVKA
- a CDS encoding DMT family transporter, with translation MTQAIPAKAQTNNVPLGILLMIGATVVFALQDGISRHLAGTYNTYMVVMVRYWFFAAFVMFLAARAPGGIRAAARTDQLWLQIFRGVLLVGEICVAVYGFTVLGLIESQAVFICYPLLVAALSGPVLGESVGWRRWAAIGVGLIGVLIILQPGMGVFNPAAIIPFVSALMFAIYGLVTRYAARKDSTATSFFWTGVAGMVFMTAIGIWYWEPMSQTDWFWMALLCVSGVTGHWLLIKCYEMAEASAVQPFAYFHLIWAAMLGMAVFGEVIRTNVAIGAGIIITAGLFTLWRERVKG
- a CDS encoding lytic transglycosylase domain-containing protein; protein product: MTRILALILLISAALPGTPALARGLGTALDLMRAEKWDLAAREAGQRHSTARDIIEWHRLRAGLGSARDVMAFLERRRDWPGLAYLRRQNEDAIAAAGRDTILAFYADERPQTAEGALSLGKALIAAGRRGDGEAEIVLAWRTKPMGSAIQKAFLRDFSKLLKPHHAARLDRLLWEDHLVSSKRMLALVPEGERKLAEARIALQERAPGVDAKIEAVPDRLKGSAGLAYDRFAWRDRKRLQDGAIQMLMERSTSAEKLGEPAKWLRRRRDLARQVMRDKDYERAYQLAAYHFSSPEDGYGYSDCEWLAGYIALQKLRDPELAAVHFQRFLASVETPISIGRGGYWLGRAYAAMGQPDKAHEAYAKGAQYQTSFYGLLAAEQLGRPFDPALVKPADLPDWSKAGFAKSSVTMAGLELLKAGDLALAERFFTHLVETLPPVQARQLGQMAVELNQPHLAVMISKRAARGGVELEGAYYPLHPVAKRQLPMAEEMTLAIARRESEFDPAVISHAGARGLMQVMPATAKLVATELGILAGHKTSRLTAEWDYNAKLGANYLAGLAGKFRGNVVMMAAGYNAGPHRPTAWMQRYGDPRDGSPDIVDWIEHIPFNETRNYVMRVTESLPVYRARLGKAPLPVPFSEELRGSTLHAFAP
- the dapA gene encoding 4-hydroxy-tetrahydrodipicolinate synthase gives rise to the protein MFKGSMPALVTPFSNGELDLDALKRLVEWQIAEGSTGLVPVGTTGESPTLTHDEHELVIAETVKAAAGRVPVIAGAGSNNTVEMIRFVEFAKKAGADAALVVTPYYNKPTQRGMVQHFTAAHDCAELPIIIYNIPGRSIVDMTPATMGELAKLPRIAGVKDATGDLARVSQQRASCGADFVQLSGEDATALGFNAHGGVGCISVTANVAPKLCAEFQAATLAGDYALALEYQDKLMPLHEAIFIEPGLAGAKYGLSKLGMCSEEVRSPLTTLEDSTKAAIDAAMGHAGLL